A DNA window from Bubalus bubalis isolate 160015118507 breed Murrah chromosome 22, NDDB_SH_1, whole genome shotgun sequence contains the following coding sequences:
- the RNF152 gene encoding E3 ubiquitin-protein ligase RNF152, translated as METLSQDSLLECQICFNYYSPRRRPKLLDCRHTCCSVCLQQMRTSQKDVRCPWCRGTTRLPPGFSVSQLPDDPEVLGVIAIPHASEHTPVFIRLPSNGCYMLPLPVSKERALLPGDAGCRLLPGGQPKAVAMVSVPAAEQQPLQPAAPGEAAAEEPDRRGAAKSSTWSGVCTVILVACVLVFLLGIVLHNMSCISKRFTVISCG; from the coding sequence ATGGAGACGCTCTCGCAGGACTCGCTGCTCGAGTGCCAGATCTGTTTCAATTACTACAGCCCCCGGCGGAGGCCCAAGCTGCTGGACTGCAGGCACACCTGCTGCTCCGTGTGCCTGCAGCAGATGCGGACGAGCCAGAAGGACGTGCGGTGCCCCTGGTGCCGGGGCACCACCAGGCTGCCCCCGGGCTTCTCGGTGTCGCAGCTGCCGGACGACCCCGAGGTGCTGGGGGTCATTGCCATCCCACACGCCTCCGAGCACACGCCGGTCTTCATCAGACTCCCGAGCAACGGGTGCTACATGCTGCCCCTGCCCGTCTCCAAGGAGCGCGCGCTGCTGCCCGGCGACGCGGGCTGCCGCCTGCTGCCCGGGGGCCAGCCGAAGGCGGTGGCCATGGTGAGCGTCCCCGCGGCCGAGCAGCAGCCCCTGCAGCCCGCGGCCCCGGGCGAGGCGGCGGCAGAGGAGCCGGACCGGCGGGGCGCGGCCAAGAGCTCCACCTGGTCCGGCGTGTGCACCGTCATCCTGGTGGCCTGCGTCCTGGTCTTCCTCCTCGGCATCGTGCTCCATAACATGTCCTGCATTTCTAAGCGCTTCACTGTGATATCCTGCGGCTGA